The Spirulina subsalsa PCC 9445 region TGGTCTAGATTTCCCAACATCACCGGGCAACAAATCGCCTTCACCTGGTTAGTGTATGACCCCCCAGTGATTGTTAATACAGGGGCAGCTATTGCCTACGAGGAGTTTTGGCAGTATCCTGTTCGGGGCTTTAGTTATCGAGGCACAGAACGTTACTATCCCGCCCACTTAGCTCAATTGTTTTATCTGGTGGCCATTGAGGAATGGTTAAGTAAGGAAATGTTAAGCACCTCACCGGAACTAGAGCGAGCCATTCGTGATATGGCTATTCATTCTAGCCATGATGCCACCAGTTTAGTGATTGATGTATTGAGCGGAACCACCAGTGGGCCGGAATTATCGCCGGGGCCTTTTGAAACTTGGAAACAACAACGAAATATTGTTAACCGTTATTTTCAATCATTAGGCTGGGAAGAACTCGCTGAGATTAACTTAAATCAAAAAACTTGGAGTCATGGCCCCTACGGTCGAGAACGGTGTTATATGGGGGAAATGATGGACAATCGCAATATGTTAACCGCCAATGCGATCGCCCGCCTTCTCCATAGTATTGTAGGAGGGGTGGCCGTGAGTAGCGATCGCGCTCAAACCATGATGCAAATGCTTCAACGTCAACCTGACCTACCCCTCACCCAAACAGGCACAGAAAACGGCATTCAAGGCTTCCTCGGCCAAGGAATCCCCCCTCAGAGTCATTTATGGTCAAAAGGAGGCTGGAACGCCCAAGTCCGCCATGATGCTGCTTATATCGAAGTGTCAGACCTTCAGCCCTATCTCCTAGTCGTTCTCACCGAAGGCATCGACGAGCAAGACAAAGCCGCCATTCTCCCCTTCCTCTCTCAAGAAGTTCTAGCGGCCATGACTCAGATTCATTAGGGAACGGGGGGCAGGGGAGCAGGGGAGAGGGGGAGTTGATCATTATTAACTATTCCCGACTCCCGATTCCCGACTCCCGATTCCCGACTCCCGATTCCCGATTCCCGACTCCCGATTCCCGATTCCCGACTCCCGACTCCCGACTCCCTATTCTCTATTCCCTATTACCTATTACCTATTCCCTATTCCCCGTTCCCTAATTATCAATTGACCGCACCGCTTCGAGCAAACGGGAATAATAGAACCGAGTGCTAGTCATCTCCTCCCGTTTGAGCGTGAAACCATTCTCTTGCAGAATCTTCACAATATCCGCCTCCTTGTGTTGATAAGCCCGCGTCGTCTTACTCGGCCCCGGGAAAAACTCCCCAATCCGCTTTAAGAGTGTCAAACAGAGGGTTTTCGGCGCAAAACTCAAAATCAAACGGGATTGTGCCAAAGAAGCCAGATGTTTAATCATTTGCGCGGCCTCATCTGTCGGGTAGTGGATTAACACATCCAGACAAATCACCGTATGATATTGCCCGCTAATCGACTCCAAATCCTTGGTTTCCAAGGTTAGACCACTCGTATCCTTTAACGTCTCTTGGGCGCGTTCTTGGGCTTCTGTGACCATTTTCTCAGAGATATCACTCCCATAGACCTTAGCCCCCGCTTCCGCCAGAGGAATACTTAAACTCCCCACCCCACAGCCCGCATCACAAATCGTCAACCCTTCCAAATTGCCATCATCCTGAAGCCAGCCTAAGACCTTATCAATCGTCTGTTGATGGCCAACGCGGATATCGAGTTGAACCTTATTTACCTCCCCATCGCCATAAATCCGCCGCCATCGGTCGAAACCTGTAGAGTTAAAATAGTCTTTAACAATAGTTTTATCATTGAGAGTTTTATTATCCAGAGCCGTCATTATCCGTTAATCCTGTTGAAAGTTCAGAAATAGCCACAGATACTAACTGTACTGCCATTGGGGACGACCAGACAAGGTTTTGTCTGCTGGGTATTTGACCGAGAAAAAATAATGTTGATAGAAGTTTAGGTTTCATTGTCCCTAACGCTCCAGCACGACACAATCCCCAGCTGACCACCCCATAAACACTTCACTATCGGGTTCTAACGCCAAAACACTATCCCCCGGCTGCATTACGATTACGGTTTCCCCGGTTTGTACTAACTCTACCCCGTACTGTTGGCGAGTTCCTAAATACATGACATACTTTAAGCGCCCCTCATAACAATTCTGCCAATGGGATTGGGGTTCAAGACTTAACTGAATTTTTTCCGGTCGAATACTAACCTGAACTGGAGAAAGAGACTGTACTGGCACCGCACTACTACTAAGAGGAGGAATGAACATGGGCAGTCCTTGGCGTGTAATCAGGGTAACGCGGTCTGGGGTGACTTGGGCGCGATCGCCCACAAACAAATTGGTATCCCCAATAAAGTCCGCCACAAAAGCCGTCTGGGGACATTGATAAATCTCATTAGGAGTTCCGACCTGTTCAATTTGACCCGCCCGGACTACAGCAATTCGATCCGATAACGATAACGCCTCCTCCTGATCATGAGTCACCATGACAAAGGTTAACCCTAATTCCCGATGGAGTCGAGACAGTTCCACCTGCATCTCCTTACGCAATTTAAGGTCTAAGGCCCCAAGGGGTTCATCTAATAACACCACGGCCGGACGATTGACCAAGGCCCGGGCTAAGGCCACGCGCTGCCGTTGTCCCCCGGAGAGTTGATTCGGATAGCGTTGGGCAAATTTTTCCATCTGGACTCCCGCTAAAGCCACCTTAACTTGTTCTTCCCGTTCAGTCCGAGGAACTTTTCTGATTTTTAAACCAAAGGCAATATTTTCTGCAACGGTGAGGTGATTAAATAAAGCGTAACTTTGGAACACCGTATTCACCGGACGACGATAGGGCGGGATGCGATTCATGAGTTGAGATTGAATCAAGACCTCCCCGGCCGAGGGAGTCTCAAAGCCTGCAATCATGCGTAACAGGGTAGTTTTACCACAACCCGAAGGGCCGAGAATACTAAAAAACTCCCCCTGACGAACTTGGAGGTTGACCCCATTGACGGCGGGTTCCCCGTCAAACACCTTGAACAACTGCCGTAATTCAACATCGAGGGATTCCGCGCCCTCATTTGTCGAAATTTGTGTTTTGATTAGAGTAGAATCCATTCCAGATTGTTTATCCCCACTTTGAGTACAACCTCTGAGTTATTTGCTATTTTATTGGCTAATA contains the following coding sequences:
- the bchM gene encoding magnesium protoporphyrin IX methyltransferase, producing MTALDNKTLNDKTIVKDYFNSTGFDRWRRIYGDGEVNKVQLDIRVGHQQTIDKVLGWLQDDGNLEGLTICDAGCGVGSLSIPLAEAGAKVYGSDISEKMVTEAQERAQETLKDTSGLTLETKDLESISGQYHTVICLDVLIHYPTDEAAQMIKHLASLAQSRLILSFAPKTLCLTLLKRIGEFFPGPSKTTRAYQHKEADIVKILQENGFTLKREEMTSTRFYYSRLLEAVRSIDN
- a CDS encoding ABC transporter ATP-binding protein — encoded protein: MDSTLIKTQISTNEGAESLDVELRQLFKVFDGEPAVNGVNLQVRQGEFFSILGPSGCGKTTLLRMIAGFETPSAGEVLIQSQLMNRIPPYRRPVNTVFQSYALFNHLTVAENIAFGLKIRKVPRTEREEQVKVALAGVQMEKFAQRYPNQLSGGQRQRVALARALVNRPAVVLLDEPLGALDLKLRKEMQVELSRLHRELGLTFVMVTHDQEEALSLSDRIAVVRAGQIEQVGTPNEIYQCPQTAFVADFIGDTNLFVGDRAQVTPDRVTLITRQGLPMFIPPLSSSAVPVQSLSPVQVSIRPEKIQLSLEPQSHWQNCYEGRLKYVMYLGTRQQYGVELVQTGETVIVMQPGDSVLALEPDSEVFMGWSAGDCVVLER
- a CDS encoding serine hydrolase gives rise to the protein MPFFYRHPHIETLGQQILDATWSRFPNITGQQIAFTWLVYDPPVIVNTGAAIAYEEFWQYPVRGFSYRGTERYYPAHLAQLFYLVAIEEWLSKEMLSTSPELERAIRDMAIHSSHDATSLVIDVLSGTTSGPELSPGPFETWKQQRNIVNRYFQSLGWEELAEINLNQKTWSHGPYGRERCYMGEMMDNRNMLTANAIARLLHSIVGGVAVSSDRAQTMMQMLQRQPDLPLTQTGTENGIQGFLGQGIPPQSHLWSKGGWNAQVRHDAAYIEVSDLQPYLLVVLTEGIDEQDKAAILPFLSQEVLAAMTQIH